The Juglans microcarpa x Juglans regia isolate MS1-56 chromosome 8S, Jm3101_v1.0, whole genome shotgun sequence genome has a window encoding:
- the LOC121244198 gene encoding uncharacterized protein LOC121244198 encodes MAPYETLYGRKCRSPLFWDEVGEGNLVGLDIVQEMKNQVQIIRDKMAAAQSRQKSYSDMRRRDLLFEDGDCVYLKVSPMKGVKRFGKKGKLSPRYVGPFQILEKVGSVAYRIALPEHFGEIHDVFHVSSLKNSFGQQEPRFVNPESIQLRSDLTYEVVPTQILDRKEQQLRSKSIPLVMVS; translated from the coding sequence ATGGCCCCTTATGAAACTCTTTACGGGAGGAAGTGTCGATCTCccttattttgggatgaagttggcgaaggGAATCTAGTTGGACTGGATATTGTTCAGGAGATGAAGAATCAGGTTCAAATTATAAGAGACAAGATGGCAGCTGCGCAGAGTCGTCAGAAGAGCTATTCGGACATGAGGAgaagagatttattatttgaggaTGGTGATTGTGTTTACCTCAAAGTTTCTCCAATGAAAGGTGTTAAgcgttttggtaagaaagggaAACTTAGTCCgagatatgttggcccttttcagattctGGAGAAGGTTGGATCAGTTGCTTATCGTATTGCTCTGCCAGAACATTTTGGTGAaattcatgatgttttccacGTGTCGTCTTTAAAGAATAGCTTTGGTCAGCAGGAGCCACGTTTCGTTAATCCAGAGAGCATTCAACTCCGGTCTGATCTCACTTATGAAGTTGTCCCAACTCAGATCCTTGACAGGAAGGAGCAACAATTAAGATCCAAGTCGATACCTCTAGTTATGGTATCTTAG
- the LOC121244199 gene encoding uncharacterized protein LOC121244199: MDRSGIPHPEPEIDLSRSDGNLAMARALTRMTEFLQQNFPPQREQQNGCPYECFLAHRTPTFSEQEDPLRAGRWISDLEKTFEICGCTETQKVLYASYLLQGDATAWWGTKRELLEMELGSIAAVSWPRFKKEFNDRFFPNTMRKQKAREFNNLVQGVMTVEQYARKFIELGKFATHLIATEEMRIERFQEGLRREIRRQVACLQIPTFQQLVEVVSIAKREFIDPVASPIGQKRRVFGERSSSGSTPKFISRTGARPQMATGVRMGGRAPVCGKCNRSHVGECHMSGIQCFRCGQTRHLARSCPTMMQTNRGGYRGGRITPRPTVQARVYAVTPGEVDDEAQETQNAGVITGTVRLYDYYACTLFDSGASQSFISATFARMCNLVFKPLSQSLVVKLPNGETVWCSKVTLGCPLVLNGMTLKADLIRFKLLEFEIILGMDWLYQYFASINCRSRIVSFQLPGDKYLEFAGSKIKAKPAVISAIQASRDLANGADAYLVHVVSALSERKSVADIPIVMEFSDVFVDDLPGLPPVRDLEFAIDLESGAAPVHKAPYQMAPAELKELKSQLQELVDKGFIQPSATTFSKIDLKSGYYQLRIKDQDIPKTAFRSRYGHFEFKVMPFGLANAPAAFMDMMNRVFRPYLDSFVIVFIDDILVYSREPEEYASHL; encoded by the exons ATGGACCGATCAGGAATACCGCATCCGGAACCTGAGATTGACTTGTCTCGCTCTGATGGGAATCTCGCCATGGCTAGAGCTTTAACCcgtatgacagaatttcttcaacaaaattTTCCGCCGCAAAGAGAGCAACAGAACGGTTGTCCGTACGAATGCTTTTTAGCTCATAGGACCCCTACTTTTTCTGAGCAAGAGGATCCACTTCGTGCTGGAAGGTGGATTAGTGATCTTGAAAAGACATTTGAGATCTGTGGGTGTACTGAAACTCAAAAGGTGTTATACGCAAGTTACCTGTTGCAAGGTGACGCGACTGCTTGGTGGGGAACCAAGCGGGAGCTTCTGGAAATGGAGTTAGGATCTATTGCGGCGGTATCTTGGCCGCGGTTTAAAAAGGAATTCAATGATCGTTTCTTCCCGAATACTATGAGGAAACAAAAGGCACGAGAGTTTAACAATTTAGTACAAGGGGTGATGACGGTCGAGCAGTATGCCCGGAAGTTTATAGAACTCGGGAAGTTTGCTACACATTtgattgctacggaagagatgcggatCGAGCGATTTCAGGAGGGTCTACGGCGGGAGATCCGTAGACAGGTTGCTTGCTTGCAAATTCCAACTTTTCAGCAATTAGTAGAGGTTGTTTCGATTGCAAAGCGGGAGTTTATTGATCCTGTTGCTTCACCAATTGGGCAAAAGAGAAGAGTTTTCGGGGAAAGAAGTAGTTCAGGGTCTACACCTAAGTTTATTTCCAGAACTGGGGCCCGACCGCAGATGGCCACCGGAGTACGAATGGGAGGTCGAGCGCCAGTATGTGGCAAATGCAATAGGTCACATGTCGGCGAGTGCCACATGTCTGGGATTCAGTGTTTCAGATGCGGGCAAACAAGACATCTTGCTCGCAGCTGCCCTACCATGATGCAGACGAATCGAGGCGGTTACCGTGGTGGGAGGATTACCCCAAGACCAACTGTTCAAGCTAGGGTCTACGCAGTGACACCTGGTGAGGTAGATGATGAAGCTCAGGAAACCCAAAATGCTGGAGTCATCACAG gTACAGTTCGACTATATGATTATTATGCTTGCACTTTATTTGACTCAGGAGCATCTCAGTCATTCATTTCTGCCACCTTTGCTCGGATGTGCAACCTGGTTTTTAAACCTTTATCACAGTCCTTGGTAGTGAAGTTACCAAATGGGGAAACTGTGTGGTGTTCGAAGGTTACCTTAGGTTGTCCTCTGGTTTTAAATGGAATGACACTTAAGGCAGATTTGATAAGGTTTAAATTACTTGAGTTTGAAATTATtctaggaatggattggttatatCAGTATTTCGCCAGCATTAATTGTCGTAGTAGGATTGTTAGTTTCCAACTACCTGGGGATAAGTATTTAGAGTTTGCAGGAAGTAAGATAAAGGCGAAacctgcagttatatctgcCATTCAAGCAAGCAGGGACTTAGCTAATGGGGCAGATGCCTATTTGGTTCATGTGGTATCTGCACTTTCGGAAAGGAAATCTGTAGCAGATATTCCGATTGTGATGGAATTCTCTGATGTATTTGTGGATGATTTGCCCGGCTTGCCACCTGTTCGTGATTTGGAGTTCGCCATTGACCTAGAATCTGGTGCGGCACCTGTTCATAAGGCCCCGTACCAAATGGCGCCAGCAGAGTTAAAAGAGCTGAAGAGTCAATTACAAGAATTGGTAGataagggatttattcagccta GtgctactactttttcaaaaattgacttAAAATCGGGATACTATCAATTGAGGATAAAGGATCAGGATATACCTAAGACTGCCTTTAGGTCTAGGTATGGGCATTTTGAGTTTAAAGTAATGCCATTCGGATTAGCAAATGCCCCTGCAgcatttatggatatgatgaatagagtattcCGACCCTATCTAGATTCCTTTGTGatagtctttattgatgatattttggtttattctcGAGAACCAGAAGAGTACGCCAGCCATCTTTGA